The DNA segment ctactgagctacatccacagtcctgtttttattttgtgacagagtcttgctaagtttcttagggccttgctaagttgctgagtgactttgaaattgtgatcttcctgcttcagtctcttgagctgcttgggttacaggcatgggtcacagTGCCCATCTCACTTCCCATTTTGAAGGTTCTTTCCTATCCAAGATGGTATTAAATTAAGAGTAAACCAAGTGTTCTAACAAGTATagtaaaaagttaaatgaaaaatgaaagccGTGAATGCTGTTTTAAATTAGGATAATTTATTGCAAAGGGAATctcaaaattttacattttttaaagtatagatgGGAATACCAGGAGACAGGATCTTGGCAATTATAAGATTATAATTACTATTAAAAGTTTAGATGCTGAAGGCTCTTCAATCTTGGCTTGTTCCAGAAAGTCAGGGTGATCTTGCTTGATTTAGTTAATTGAAGTCTAGTTTTGGTGATCTTCTTTTGACTTTAGGAGTTGGTTTTCCAGGACACCTAAGATTTCAGTAGAAGCGAGAGAATCCATATCCTCCATAGTATGATGGGCGGCCCCATCCATATCCGTAGCCTCCAAAGCCAGAGCCATATCCATAGCCTCCATAGCCACAGCCATAGCCCAGTCTGCGGAAGCTGCCACATCCACAGCCATAGCCATAGCCCAGGCCACCGAAGCCTCCAAGGCCGTAGCCCACGCCTCCATAGTAGCTGCCGTAGTAGCTCATGGTGTCAGGGATGGTGAGCTGGTTTGCTGTTCAAGGTGAGATCCTGAGTGTGAATGACAGCAAGTGCAGAGGGAGGCTTATATACTCTGGTGGAGCACAGAATAGTCACAAGCACACCTTCCTTTTGTCTAACTATAGGTATTACCTTTAATGTTACAACTCATTAATCTGCTATCTCATGACACAGAAAGGCCCTGATTCTTGTTAAAATACTTCAGCTTATTTAATGTTCTGTTTGGGATGTCCTTTAACTTATTGTCTCACTTTTATGAGAAGAAATGGCTGACTCTTCAAAACACACACATTCCAAACCCTAAATAAAATGGCTTGTTACCAAGTATATTGCATCATCTACATGTgatatattttttatgattaaaCATTACCTCTCTGCTGTTACTTCCCAAATTGTTGACTCCATTGCCAACTGTATCCATAACTTCTTGCTCAAGTTTGCAGATATTGAGtctatttttcaaaaagcaaacatATTTTTCATGGTGAGGACTTAGGAAAATGCTTATTCTTGGAATATATGAAAGCATCTTAAAACCAAAAAGTCTTCAGTGGCATGCTGTGTACAATAGTCCATGGACTCAAAGAAAGAAGGACCATGCTGAATTCTAGCATTTTTATGATAATAAT comes from the Sciurus carolinensis chromosome 9, mSciCar1.2, whole genome shotgun sequence genome and includes:
- the LOC124992437 gene encoding keratin-associated protein 19-3, with the protein product MSYYGSYYGGVGYGLGGFGGLGYGYGCGCGSFRRLGYGCGYGGYGYGSGFGGYGYGWGRPSYYGGYGFSRFY